The stretch of DNA CAGAACCGGGGGCACCGATTGTGTTGACTCCTCCGGTGTATTACCCCTTCGCGATGATTGTTGGCGGTACGCAACGAACAGTTGTGAATGCGCCGCTGACGGCCGAAGGACGCTTTGATGCAGAAAGCCTAGAAAAGGCATTTTCTGAAGCAGCAGCTCTGGGCAAGGGCGGCATGGTGCTCATCAGCAACCCGCATAATCCTGGTGGTGCTGTTCACACCCGTGAAGAGCTGACCATGTTGGCAACCTTGGCGGCCAAGCACGGCATCCGTATTCTCTCGGATGAAATTCACGCTCCCTTGACGATGCCTGGCTATACCTTCATTTCCATCCTGGACATCCCCGAAGCAGCTGACGCCATCGTGGTGACCAGTGCCTCCAAGTCATACAACCTTGCCGGGCTCAAGGCAGCGCTCATTGTGACCAATCCAGCGTCCTCGGAGTTTGTTCGTTCCATGAAGTCCAAGTATTTGGAAGGTCCCAGCCACCTGGGCACTATTGCTCACGTTGCAGCGTTGCATGGCGGCGACCAGTGGTTGGCGGATGTGAATAAAGACATCGACCGCAACCGCCACCTCGTCACGGAACTGGTGACCACGTTCCTTCCCGGTGCGAAATACACTCCCGTGGAGGCAACCTATTTAGCGTGGGTGGATTGCCGAGACCTCGGCCTGGGCGATGACCCAGGACAGGTGTTCTTAGAAAAAGGCAAGGTTGCCTTTAGTAGTGGCCACGTCTTTGGCCCAGGCGGCGAAGGCCACATCCGTGTCAACATGGGCACAAGTCCCGAGAT from Aurantimicrobium sp. MWH-Uga1 encodes:
- a CDS encoding MalY/PatB family protein → MATPFTTYSLDQLRTRTSAKWRQYGPDVLPLWVAEMDSTIAPSVAEAVNAALTEGDTGYAHGDVYGEAFAEYSRRHWNLNVDPAYTLPVIDVIRGLTSVILELTEPGAPIVLTPPVYYPFAMIVGGTQRTVVNAPLTAEGRFDAESLEKAFSEAAALGKGGMVLISNPHNPGGAVHTREELTMLATLAAKHGIRILSDEIHAPLTMPGYTFISILDIPEAADAIVVTSASKSYNLAGLKAALIVTNPASSEFVRSMKSKYLEGPSHLGTIAHVAALHGGDQWLADVNKDIDRNRHLVTELVTTFLPGAKYTPVEATYLAWVDCRDLGLGDDPGQVFLEKGKVAFSSGHVFGPGGEGHIRVNMGTSPEILTEAFRRASLAL